In one Bosea sp. RAC05 genomic region, the following are encoded:
- a CDS encoding ABC transporter substrate-binding protein, with product MTIDRRSLLAGASAGAAILAAPSLVRAQAAGPIKVGEINSYTAQPAFLKPYRQGWELALEQINANGGALGRKIETIFRDDGGKPEDAVRHAGDLINAEKVDLLSGGFLSNVGLAIADFANQNKRLYVASEPLSDALVWAKGNRYTFRLRPSTYMQAAMLVEEAAKLPAKKWAVVAPNYEYGQSAVKWFKELLKKAKPDVEFVAEQFPALGRIDAGATVQALEASKPDAIFNVTFGGDLTNFVRQGNTRGLFEGRTVVSMLTGEPEYLDPLGAEAPVGWIVTGYPQADIKTPEHLKFREAYVKKFNDYPRLGSVVGFDTMNSIAAALTKAGSTDTEKLVDALKGLKFPSAFGAAEYRAIDHQSTLGAFVGKTALKDGKGTMVDWRYADGAKYLPSDEVVKTLRPAG from the coding sequence ATGACGATCGACCGTCGCAGTCTTCTGGCCGGCGCCTCCGCCGGAGCCGCCATCCTCGCCGCGCCGTCCCTGGTGCGGGCCCAGGCGGCGGGGCCCATCAAGGTGGGCGAAATCAACAGCTACACGGCCCAGCCGGCCTTCCTGAAGCCCTATCGTCAGGGCTGGGAACTGGCGCTGGAGCAGATCAATGCCAATGGCGGTGCGCTCGGCCGCAAGATCGAAACGATCTTCCGCGACGACGGCGGCAAGCCTGAGGATGCGGTGCGCCATGCCGGCGACCTGATCAACGCCGAGAAGGTCGACCTGCTCTCGGGCGGCTTCCTCTCGAATGTCGGTCTCGCGATCGCCGACTTCGCCAACCAGAACAAGCGGCTCTATGTCGCCTCCGAGCCGCTCTCCGACGCGCTCGTCTGGGCCAAGGGCAACCGCTACACCTTCCGGCTGCGGCCCTCGACCTACATGCAGGCGGCGATGCTGGTCGAGGAAGCCGCGAAGCTCCCGGCCAAGAAATGGGCCGTCGTGGCGCCGAACTACGAATATGGCCAGTCGGCCGTGAAGTGGTTCAAGGAACTGCTGAAGAAGGCCAAGCCCGATGTCGAGTTCGTCGCCGAGCAGTTCCCGGCGCTCGGCCGCATCGATGCCGGCGCCACCGTGCAGGCGCTGGAAGCCTCGAAGCCCGACGCGATCTTCAACGTCACCTTCGGCGGCGACCTGACCAACTTCGTCCGGCAGGGCAACACCCGCGGCCTGTTCGAGGGCCGCACCGTGGTCTCGATGCTGACCGGCGAGCCGGAATATCTCGATCCGCTCGGCGCCGAGGCGCCCGTCGGCTGGATCGTCACCGGTTATCCGCAGGCCGACATCAAGACGCCGGAACACCTCAAGTTCCGCGAGGCTTACGTCAAGAAGTTCAACGATTATCCGCGGCTCGGCTCGGTGGTCGGCTTCGACACGATGAACTCGATCGCCGCCGCCCTGACCAAGGCGGGCTCGACCGACACCGAGAAGCTCGTCGACGCCCTCAAAGGGCTGAAGTTCCCCTCCGCTTTCGGGGCGGCCGAGTACCGCGCCATCGACCATCAGTCGACGCTCGGGGCCTTCGTCGGCAAGACCGCGCTGAAGGACGGCAAGGGCACGATGGTCGACTGGCGCTATGCCGACGGCGCCAAGTACCTGCCCAGCGACGAGGTGGTGAAGA
- a CDS encoding energy transducer TonB family protein, whose product MSGLASLSGRQTGLWARLWPALLRWALAAVVVAGAHGVAGWMIVTWQRAEAAMGAPPAAVMIELAPLPVAPEAPPQEVAPGPEMVEAQPEPQPEPVVETPPEPVPPEPVVEPPPPVEPPPEPEPQRVVQPEPEIRIPELPPLPDAAAVLAPPPPPPPPVRPRIVERKQPPKKVVARAKPIQPDKPQAERTSAPMAQAQAAPTAAAPNQGAATDSAASRASWRGTLLAHLNRYKRFPGGANPGTVQVSFSIDRSGRVVSARLVGGSGDAMLDEEAVAMIRRASPVPAPPEGLGGGTIALSVPVKFSR is encoded by the coding sequence ATGAGCGGGCTCGCGAGCCTGAGCGGTCGCCAGACCGGGCTTTGGGCGCGGCTCTGGCCCGCGCTGCTGCGCTGGGCGCTCGCCGCGGTCGTCGTCGCCGGCGCTCATGGCGTCGCCGGCTGGATGATCGTGACCTGGCAGCGGGCCGAAGCCGCGATGGGCGCCCCGCCGGCCGCGGTGATGATCGAACTCGCGCCGCTTCCGGTGGCCCCCGAGGCGCCGCCACAGGAGGTCGCGCCCGGTCCCGAGATGGTCGAGGCCCAGCCGGAACCGCAGCCCGAGCCCGTCGTGGAGACGCCGCCGGAGCCCGTGCCGCCGGAGCCCGTCGTCGAACCGCCGCCCCCGGTCGAGCCGCCGCCCGAGCCGGAGCCGCAGCGCGTGGTCCAACCCGAACCCGAGATCAGGATCCCCGAGCTGCCGCCGCTGCCTGACGCCGCGGCCGTGCTGGCGCCGCCGCCGCCCCCTCCGCCGCCGGTGCGGCCGCGTATCGTCGAGCGCAAGCAGCCGCCCAAGAAGGTGGTCGCGCGCGCCAAGCCGATCCAGCCGGACAAGCCCCAGGCCGAGCGCACGAGCGCGCCGATGGCGCAGGCGCAGGCCGCGCCGACGGCGGCCGCGCCGAACCAGGGGGCCGCCACCGATTCCGCCGCCTCGCGTGCGAGCTGGCGCGGCACGTTGCTGGCGCATCTCAACCGCTACAAGCGGTTCCCCGGTGGCGCCAATCCGGGCACGGTCCAGGTGTCGTTCAGCATCGACCGGTCGGGGCGGGTTGTCTCGGCCCGCCTCGTCGGCGGCTCGGGCGATGCGATGCTGGACGAGGAGGCGGTCGCGATGATCCGGCGGGCGAGCCCTGTTCCGGCGCCGCCCGAAGGGCTGGGCGGCGGCACGATCGCCCTCTCCGTGCCGGTGAAATTCTCGCGCTGA
- the exbD gene encoding TonB system transport protein ExbD, translated as MGVSLKDAQDGDLGEVSDINVTPFIDVILVLLIIFMVAAPLSTVDVAVDLPVSNAQPQPRPDTPVFLTVKSDLSLALGNDGVPRAALGATLDRQTQNDREKRVFLRADGAVAYRELMEVMNLLRQAGYLKIALVGLEDTGQGAAAPAEGPRP; from the coding sequence ATGGGCGTTTCACTGAAAGATGCGCAGGACGGCGACCTCGGCGAGGTCAGCGACATCAATGTCACGCCGTTCATCGACGTGATCCTGGTGCTGCTGATCATCTTCATGGTCGCGGCCCCGCTCTCGACGGTGGATGTCGCGGTCGACCTGCCGGTCTCCAACGCGCAGCCGCAGCCGAGGCCCGACACGCCGGTGTTCCTGACGGTGAAGAGCGACCTGTCGCTGGCGCTCGGCAATGACGGCGTGCCGCGCGCGGCGTTGGGCGCGACGCTCGACCGGCAGACCCAGAACGATCGCGAGAAGCGTGTCTTCCTGCGGGCCGACGGGGCCGTCGCCTATCGCGAGCTGATGGAAGTGATGAACCTGCTGCGCCAGGCTGGCTATCTCAAGATCGCCCTGGTCGGTCTCGAGGATACGGGGCAGGGCGCCGCCGCCCCGGCGGAAGGGCCCCGGCCATGA
- the exbB gene encoding tonB-system energizer ExbB, which yields MASLTPLWAQQGEPAPAAPQATVAPVQPGGAATVPTMALPPALPQLGIAPPTTAHPVAPAVQPASALPAAAPVAAAAAMPHDLSPWGMFMAADIVVKAVMVGLAFASVVTWTIWLAKALELATAKAAAGRALRRLEGADSLSGAAEGMTGRTGRPRGDVGLLFGAALDETRRSVDLGEEGTKERVAIALSRIEARAGRAMTRGTGLLATIGSTAPFVGLFGTVWGIMNSFIGISQAKTTNLAVVAPGIAEALLATAIGLVAAIPAVIVYNVFARSIAGYRALLSDASAEILRHLSRDLERRQRQPVPAATPRASLHAVPGAAQPALPRVPAE from the coding sequence ATGGCGAGCCTGACGCCGCTGTGGGCGCAGCAGGGCGAGCCGGCTCCTGCAGCGCCGCAGGCGACCGTCGCACCGGTTCAACCCGGCGGGGCTGCGACCGTCCCGACGATGGCGCTGCCGCCGGCGCTGCCGCAGCTCGGGATCGCGCCGCCGACGACGGCGCATCCGGTCGCGCCGGCCGTCCAGCCGGCCTCGGCCCTTCCCGCCGCGGCGCCCGTGGCCGCGGCTGCGGCGATGCCGCATGATCTGTCGCCCTGGGGCATGTTCATGGCGGCCGACATCGTCGTGAAGGCGGTGATGGTCGGGCTCGCCTTCGCCTCGGTCGTGACCTGGACGATCTGGCTCGCCAAGGCGCTCGAACTGGCCACCGCCAAGGCGGCGGCGGGGCGCGCGCTGCGGCGGCTCGAGGGCGCCGACAGCCTCTCGGGCGCAGCCGAGGGCATGACCGGCCGCACGGGACGCCCGCGCGGTGATGTCGGGCTGCTGTTCGGCGCGGCGCTCGACGAGACTCGGCGGTCCGTCGATCTCGGCGAGGAGGGAACCAAGGAGCGCGTCGCGATCGCGCTGTCGCGGATCGAGGCCCGCGCCGGGCGGGCGATGACCCGCGGCACCGGCCTGCTCGCGACCATCGGCTCGACGGCCCCCTTCGTCGGCCTGTTCGGCACGGTCTGGGGCATCATGAATTCCTTCATCGGCATCAGCCAGGCGAAGACCACCAATCTCGCCGTGGTCGCGCCCGGTATCGCCGAGGCGCTGCTGGCGACCGCGATCGGCCTCGTGGCCGCCATTCCCGCCGTGATCGTCTACAACGTCTTTGCGCGCTCGATCGCAGGCTACCGCGCCCTGCTGTCGGATGCCTCGGCCGAAATCCTGCGCCATCTCTCGCGCGATCTCGAGCGCCGGCAGCGCCAGCCGGTGCCGGCTGCGACCCCGCGCGCCTCGCTGCATGCGGTGCCGGGGGCGGCCCAACCCGCGCTGCCGCGCGTGCCGGCGGAGTGA